The Nitrospira sp. genome contains a region encoding:
- a CDS encoding DUF2779 domain-containing protein, with protein sequence MLADSRNRSSDAPAPPRLSKSKFLSGLQCHKRVYLEIHHPELAAPPDASTQAILDMGTEIGILAQARFHGGVLVKAGYRQRQTAIAETAALLQDPSVTAIFEGAFEYDGVVVRVDVLERMPTDEQVSPSWRLIEVKSSTRVKEVHLDDLSVQSYVVQGAGVKLEAVGLMHIDTRYLYKGGEIDLRALFAIEDVSEAVTHRRGQVPEKLAAMKAVLSAPQAPVIEPAQHCHTPYDCPFWSHCTREKPPRWIHYLPGKKEIVSQLVQRGITTIDEIPDGIKLSDAQRRVKDNVEWISLNLRQILRSVRYPVHHVDIETVMLAAPRFPSTRPYQPIPVQWSNHIELESGEVSHQEFLHIEASEPRRRWAEALIESLGEKGSIVVYSAYEEAVIRQLVETFPEFKSAFNAIVKRLWDLLPVIKSHYYHPAFNGSYSIKSVLPAVVPSLGYDDLTIREGGQAAAQYYQMVFLKTDWVERAAIQDALLRYCARDTLAMVELRRVLDRKANGVISPQGLKTSRSS encoded by the coding sequence ATGCTGGCAGATTCTCGCAACAGATCATCCGATGCTCCGGCACCCCCTCGCTTGTCGAAATCGAAATTTCTTTCAGGGTTGCAATGTCACAAGCGGGTGTACCTGGAAATTCATCATCCTGAATTAGCGGCGCCGCCGGATGCGTCGACCCAAGCGATCCTGGATATGGGGACCGAAATCGGCATCCTCGCACAGGCGCGTTTTCACGGCGGTGTACTGGTGAAGGCGGGATACCGTCAGCGACAAACGGCGATCGCAGAGACCGCAGCCCTGCTTCAAGATCCTTCCGTCACGGCCATTTTCGAAGGAGCGTTCGAATATGACGGGGTGGTTGTGCGGGTTGATGTTTTAGAGCGGATGCCAACGGATGAGCAGGTCTCGCCATCCTGGCGTTTGATTGAAGTGAAGTCATCGACAAGAGTGAAAGAGGTCCACCTCGACGACCTATCCGTTCAAAGCTATGTTGTACAAGGCGCCGGAGTGAAACTTGAGGCCGTAGGCCTCATGCATATCGATACACGATACCTCTACAAAGGCGGAGAGATTGATCTGCGGGCGCTGTTTGCGATTGAAGATGTATCAGAAGCCGTGACACATCGGCGAGGACAGGTTCCGGAGAAGTTGGCTGCAATGAAAGCCGTCTTGTCGGCGCCGCAGGCACCGGTGATCGAGCCTGCTCAGCATTGTCACACTCCCTATGACTGTCCCTTCTGGTCTCATTGCACGCGAGAGAAACCGCCGCGCTGGATCCATTACTTGCCGGGGAAAAAGGAGATAGTGAGCCAGCTTGTGCAACGGGGCATCACGACAATCGACGAAATTCCGGATGGAATAAAACTGTCGGATGCCCAACGAAGGGTCAAAGACAATGTCGAATGGATCTCATTGAACTTGCGACAGATCCTTCGTTCGGTGAGATATCCTGTGCATCACGTGGATATTGAGACCGTCATGTTGGCGGCACCACGGTTTCCCTCGACCCGGCCGTATCAGCCTATTCCTGTTCAATGGTCCAATCACATCGAGTTGGAATCCGGCGAAGTGTCGCACCAGGAGTTTCTTCACATCGAGGCGTCGGAGCCTCGCAGGCGTTGGGCTGAGGCGTTGATCGAATCGCTGGGCGAAAAAGGCAGTATCGTCGTGTACTCAGCCTATGAGGAAGCCGTCATACGCCAACTTGTGGAGACCTTTCCTGAGTTCAAGTCGGCGTTCAACGCGATTGTGAAGCGGCTCTGGGACCTGCTTCCCGTCATCAAGAGCCACTATTATCATCCCGCCTTCAACGGATCGTACTCGATTAAATCTGTGTTGCCGGCGGTCGTGCCATCCCTGGGGTATGACGACCTCACGATTCGAGAAGGAGGGCAGGCAGCTGCTCAATACTATCAGATGGTGTTTCTCAAAACTGACTGGGTGGAACGGGCTGCGATCCAGGACGCTCTGTTACGGTACTGCGCGAGAGATACCTTGGCGATGGTGGAATTGCGGAGAGTACTGGACCGGAAGGCCAATGGTGTGATCTCGCCACAAGGTCTCAAGACGAGTCGTTCGTCTTGA
- a CDS encoding MATE family efflux transporter, whose product MAKSVTQIRRSVMVLAFPVTVSSLLQRAEGIVAVFLVGGLGATSIAAVGLGQLLAFVATTLVSGISVGTNVIVAQLWGARRRQDAGEAARHFLWLSFGASLVLAGLGMAGNGFVMQQLGAEPAVIELALPYSTLIFLVIPCTVLIQVLSSILQGTGDTRTPMFAMIGVNILHVMVAYPLIYGRWGIPPLGLKGAAIAVGLAEATGTLYLLLRCRPILKSSSAFRLDLIRSIWNVGASVSGERIVQQAGIFIYTKLVLLYGTVAYAAHQVGLSIESLSFLPGYGLAIAAATMVGQSIGAGKYARAKLENWEANRIAIVLMAGMGIIFFFFPYALLRAFTTDEAVIELGTMFLKIVALLQVPLALTMVLAGSLRGAGDTRFIMGATVIGMWGVRVPLALIAALWMRQSVLYIWVAMIADWTVRMGLLLWRYQSERWRQIQVIR is encoded by the coding sequence ATGGCCAAAAGTGTCACCCAGATCAGACGGTCCGTGATGGTCCTAGCATTCCCCGTCACCGTCAGCAGTCTCCTTCAACGGGCCGAGGGTATTGTAGCAGTATTCTTGGTCGGTGGCCTGGGCGCGACCTCGATCGCAGCGGTTGGGTTAGGCCAGCTTCTGGCCTTTGTCGCGACGACCCTGGTCTCGGGAATTTCGGTGGGCACGAATGTCATCGTCGCGCAGCTGTGGGGGGCCAGACGTCGGCAGGACGCGGGGGAAGCCGCGCGGCATTTCCTCTGGCTTTCGTTCGGTGCGTCGTTGGTTCTGGCGGGCCTTGGGATGGCCGGCAATGGATTCGTGATGCAACAACTGGGTGCGGAGCCGGCCGTCATCGAGCTGGCCCTCCCCTATTCTACGCTCATCTTTCTTGTGATCCCGTGCACCGTCCTCATACAAGTCTTGTCATCAATTCTCCAGGGCACGGGCGATACGCGCACCCCGATGTTCGCGATGATCGGCGTCAACATTCTCCATGTCATGGTCGCCTATCCACTCATCTATGGACGATGGGGAATTCCTCCGCTGGGTCTCAAGGGCGCAGCCATCGCGGTCGGCCTCGCGGAAGCGACAGGTACCCTCTACCTGTTGTTGCGGTGTCGCCCCATCTTGAAATCATCTTCGGCATTCCGTCTCGACCTGATCCGATCGATTTGGAATGTTGGAGCGTCGGTTTCCGGCGAACGGATCGTCCAGCAGGCAGGAATTTTCATCTACACCAAGTTGGTCTTGCTGTACGGCACCGTCGCCTATGCCGCCCACCAAGTCGGCTTGTCGATTGAATCACTCTCATTTTTGCCCGGGTACGGACTCGCCATCGCCGCCGCGACGATGGTCGGGCAAAGCATCGGAGCGGGGAAGTACGCAAGAGCCAAGCTGGAGAACTGGGAGGCCAATCGGATCGCCATTGTCCTGATGGCCGGCATGGGGATCATTTTCTTCTTTTTTCCGTATGCGCTGCTTCGTGCGTTCACGACCGATGAGGCGGTGATCGAGCTTGGGACCATGTTCTTGAAGATCGTCGCTTTATTACAAGTGCCGTTGGCGCTCACCATGGTCTTGGCCGGATCGTTGCGCGGCGCAGGTGACACCCGATTCATCATGGGCGCCACTGTGATTGGTATGTGGGGAGTTCGTGTGCCGTTGGCGCTGATCGCCGCCCTCTGGATGCGTCAGTCGGTCCTGTATATCTGGGTGGCAATGATTGCGGACTGGACCGTGCGGATGGGATTGTTGCTCTGGCGATATCAATCGGAACGTTGGCGGCAAATTCAGGTGATTCGGTAA